Genomic segment of Murdochiella vaginalis:
TTGAGTGATGGTGGCGGTTTGCTGAAAACGGGCTTCCGCCACCATCGTTTTCGGCTTGGGTGATGGTGGCAGTTGGGCCAAAACGGGCTTCCGCCACCATCAGTTGCGGCTGAGGCGATGGTGGCAGTTTGAGGGAAATGGGCTTCCGCCACCATCGTTTTCGGCTTTGGCGATGGTGGCTATTCGCGGAAATTGCGCTACCACCACCACTATTTGCGACTTCGACGATGGTGGCGGTTTGTCGAAATCGTGCTTCCGCCACCATCGTAGAAAGGCGGTGCCGACCTGCGGTCGGCGGTTTCGGCGTTATACGGCTTTATTTTTCGCTGCTTGCCGCAAGGATCGTGTTTATTTTGCAATTATCGCGTAACCACTCTACAAAATGACGAACGGACTTAGAGTGGTTTCGCTATTTCAGCAATTCCACTCTACAAGATGACGAACGAGTGTAGAGTGGTTTCGCTATTTTGGCAATTTCACTCTACAGGATGATGAACGAGTGTAGAGTGGGTTCACTATTTTGGCAATTTCACTCTACAGGATGAAGCACGGATGTAGAGTGGTTTCGCTATTTTGGCAATTTCACTCTACAAGATAAGGAGCCGGCCTGCGGCCGGCGGTTTGAAAACGCCGCCGAAGGCGGCTTCCTTCTGCAAATCGCGCCGCCAACATCGTTTCCGGCGGCGCACCTTTACAAAAAAGGAAGCGACGCGCCCGTCGCTTCCTTAATCTGTAATCCGTGTTCAAAGCCGCACGCAAAAATGCTTTGTTCTCCGCAATTTATTCGCCCGCACCATCCACCACCCCGGCATCCTTCCGCGCACCGCATCTTCGACGAACCGGAAGTTCGCCATCCACGAGTATATCGCCGAGGAGAAGCCGGCGGTGGAAGGAAGGGTGCTGGGGCGGACATGCCGGCGGTGGAAGGAAGGGTGCCGGGGTGGACATGCCGACGGCGCAAGGGAGGGCGCCGGGGAGGCCCTTCGCTTATCCTCCCAAATACGCCTTCTTGATTTCCGGCGCGTGCAATAATTCTTCGCCGGAGCCTTCCATCACAATGCGACCGGTTTCCATGACGTAACAGCGGTCGGCGACGGAGAGCGCGGCTTGCGCATTTTGTTCCACCAAGAGGATGGTGGTGCCGGCCTCATGCAGGCGGCGAATGATAGCAAAGATCTGCTCCACAATGAGCGGGGCCAAGCCCATGGAGGGCTCATCGAGCATGAGCATCTTCGGGTGCGACATCAGCGCGCGACCAATGGCGAGCATCTGCTGTTCACCGCCGGAGAGCGTGCCGGCAATCTGCTCGCGTCGTTCTTCCAGACGGGGGAAAAGCGTGTATACGCGTTCATAACCGGCTTGTACAACCGTTTCGTCTGCTTGAAGATACGCGCCCATGCGCAGATTTTCTTCCACCGTCATTTTGGTAAAAACGCGGCGGCCTTCCGGAGATTGGGCAATTCCGCGTCCGACGATTTTATGTGCCGGGACATGAACCAAATCCGCTCCTTCAAATGTGATGGTGCCGGATTTGATGGGCAGAAGTCCGGAAATGGACTGCAATGTGGTCGTTTTACCGGCGCCGTTGGCACCGATTAAGGTGACAATTTCGCCTTCATTCACATGAAAGGAAATGTCTTTGATGGCGTGAATGGCGCCATAGTACACGTTGAGACCTTCTACCTGCAGCAAGGTTTTCTCAGGCATGCGACGCCTCCTTTCCCAAATAGGCTTCAATCACCGACGGGTCGTTGGACACCTCCGAGGGCGTGCCTTTGGCGATGATGCGGCCGAAATTGAGCACCGCAATTCCTTCACAGATGCCCATGACAAGATTCATGTCGTGCTCAATGAGGAAAATCGCAATTTGGAACCGATCCCGAATGTAGACAATGTTATCCATCAGCTCCGCCGTTTCGGACGGGTTCATGCCGGCGGCCGGCTCATCCAACAGGAGAATCTTGGGATTGGTGGCCAGCGCGCGTACGATTTCCAAGCGCCGTTGGGCGCCATAGGGAAGAGAGTCCGACTCCTGATTCGCCAAGTCCTGAAGGTTGAAAATAGAAAGAAGGTCCAGCGCTTTTTCGCGGGCCTCTTTTTCCTGCTGCCAATATTTGGGCAGGCGCAGGAAGGTGTCGACCATGGAATAGGTCGAACGCTGATGCAGGGCAATCAGAATGTTTTCAAGGACGGTCAAATTCTTGAACAGACGAATGTTCTGGAAGGTGCGCGCAATGCCGGCCTGATTGAGCTGCGGCGTATTCATGCGAAGCGCATCACGGCCGTCCAGAAGAATCGTGCCGCGCGTAGGATCATAGACGCGCGTAAGCAAGTTAAAGATTGTGGTCTTTCCGGCACCGTTCGGGCCGATGAGGCCGGCGATTTCGGTGCGCCCGATGGCGATATCAAAATCACTGACGGCGGTCAGTCCGCCGAAATCAATGCCCAGATTGCGGCATTCGAGAATGGGCGCACTTTGGACATCGCGCTCCGGAATGCGGTTTCGACTCGGCACGGGCACCAGTTTTGTTTCCGGGCGATTGCGCCAATTCTGTCCTGTGGTCGGATGCGAAGGATTAGGCATGCTCTTCCTCCTTTCCCGTCTTCTTGCGCCGTGCCAGCACCTTTTCCACCCACCGGCTCAGCGAAAAGTCATAGTCGCCGAGGAGGCCCTTCGGACGGAAAATCATCATCAGAATGAGCAGCAAGGCGAAGGCGACCATGCGGTAGCTCTCAAAACCGCGGAGAAGCTCCTGCAAGGTCGTATACAGGGTGGCCGAAAGAACGGAGCCAAGCATGGAGCCCATGCCGCCAAGGACGACAATGACCAGCACCTCAATGGACTTCATGAAGGTGAAGCTCGTGGGATAGAGGGAGCCCAGATAGCCGGCATAAAGCGCTCCGGCCAGCCCTGCCAAGGCCGCAGAAAAGGCGAACGCATAGGTTTTGTAATACGTTGTGGGAATACCTACACTTTCTGCAGCAATTTCATTTTCCCGAATGGAGAGAATCGCGCGTCCGTGACGGGATTTCATCAGCACGTGAATCAGAAAAAGACACAGCACGACGCAGATAAAAATCAGCAGCAGGCTGGTAAATTTCGGCAAACGCTTCAGCCCGGCGGCACCATACGTGAGCGTAACGCCGAAGGTCTGATCGATATTGGTCAGCACGACGCGAATAATCTCGCCGAAGCCGAGGGTGATAATGGCCAGATAGTCGCCGCGCAGACGAAGGGCCGGAATGCCGATCAGAAAGCCTAAAAAGCCGGAAACCAGCATAGCGATGAGAAGGCCTATGAGGATATAAAAGATCGCTTCCGGCGTCAGGTTGCCGCGCAGGAGCTTCGCCAGCGGCGTGGTTTTCAGATAGATGCCGGAGGCATAGGCGCCGATGGCCATAAAGCCGGCATGTCCCAAGGGCAGTTGGCCCAGATAGCCCACGGGAATATTCAATGATGCGGCCAGGATGATGTTGATGCCGACCATGATGAGGATGCCGTTCCAATATTCGGTGATGATGCCGGCGGAACGAAGCGCCATCAGCAAGACGCCACAGAGCACGATGAGCAGCGTATTTACAGCATAGCGCGCCGGCATGGGATAGGATCGTACCATAGCAACCTACACTTTCTCGCGCCGCGTTACGCCCATGATTCCGTCCGGTTTAAAGAGTAATACCAGAATGAGAATCGCGAAAACAACGGCATCTTTCCAAATCGACAGACCAACGGCCGATGCCAGCACCTCCAACACGCCGATGAGCAGCCCGCCCACCATCGCACCGGGAAGCGAACCGATTCCGCCGAGAACTGCTGCGACAAAAGCCTTTAAGCCGAGCATCGAGCCCATGGTGGGGGATACCTGCGGATAGGAGCTGACATAGAGCACGGCACCGATGCCGGCGAGAGCCGATCCGATCAGGAAGGTGAAGGCGATGGTGCGATTGACATCAATGCCCATGAGTCGTGCAGCGTCCATGTCTTCGGAAACGGCGCGCATGGCCTGTCCGCGCTTGGAACGCGAAACCAGAAGCGTCAGCCCCACCATGCTTAAGACGGAAACAAAGAGTGTGACAATGGCGGCATAACTAATGCTGGTGCTGCCCAAATGCAGGGCTCCGGGCACCAGCGGATCCAAACTCTTGGCGTCCGCTCCGAAGAGAATCTGTGCACCGTTTTGCAGCAAAAAGCTCATGCCGATGGCTGTGATTAACAGCGACAGGCGCGGCGCATTCAGAAGGGGACGGTACGCGATTTGTTGGATGAGAAGGCCGACAATCGTGGAAGCCAAAACGGCGATCATCGCCGCCAAAACGGGATGAAGATGAAATTGCACCAAGGCATAAAACAGACTGTAGGCACCGATCATGATAACGTCTCCGTGCGCAAAATTGAGCAGGAGAATAATGCCATAGACCATGGAATAGCCCAAAGCGACTAAGGCATAGATGGAGCCGGTCTGTAAGCCGTTGATGAATTGCGTAAAAAATAAAGATAAATTCATACGTTCCTCCGAAGGATTCCGAACAGCGCGGATAAAAAAGACGCCGACGATCGTCGGCGTCTTTTCCGGCGAAGCGAAAATCAATACATTTCTTTGAAGACTTCTTGTCCGTTCTTCAATTCGATAATCGCTGCCTCCTTAATCGGGTTGTTCTGTTCATCAAAGGAATAGGTGCCGGTGATGCCTTTCAGATTGGAAGCACCCTTGAGCGCTGCAATGACGGCTTCATAGTATTCCGGTGTTTGCGGGGCGAGCCCTTTCTCTTCCGCTGCTTTGAGCCCGTAGGTCATCAGCATGGCAGCATCGTAACCGAGTGGGGCAAACATATTCGGCACATCCGAAGAGAATGCCTTCTTGTAGTTGGCTTCAAAGTCTTTCACGCTCTCCGTTCCCGGCGCATATCCGGAGCAATAGACCAGACCTTCCAGGTGCTCAGGGCTGGCATAATCTTTAATGGATCCCATGCCGTCGCCACCAATGAATTTTCCTTGGAATCCGGCGTTGCGGGCCGCCGTAACGGCAAGGCCGGCCTCACTGTAATAGATCGGAAGCATGATGACGTCCGGCTTGGCTGCGCTCAGCTTTGTCATTTGCGCACGGAAGTCTTTATCGCCGGTGCCGAAGGCCTCTGTGCCGACGATGGTCATGCCAAGATCTTCCGCTGTTTTTACGAAAGAGTCTTTGATCCCTTCCGAATAGTCGCTTCCCGTTTCATAAAAGACGGCGACGGTCTTGGCACCCAGCTTCTCTTTGGCATATTTTGCCATCTTTTCGCCCTGATACGGATCGGTAAAGCAGGAACGGAAGACGTTGGTGCGTACTTCCGGTTTATCGGCGTCCGGATCGATCACCGTGACGCCTAGCGCCGTGCCGGAGGCGGTAATCTGCGGTACATTATCCTCAAACGTTTCATCTGCGAGCTGAATCGTGGGGCCGGTTAACACCGAACCGATAATCGCGGTGGCGCCTTCCTGTTTTGCCAGATGATACGCGTTGATCGCTTCTACGCCGTCGCCTTTGTCATCATATTCGAGAAGCTCGACGTTCTTTCCGTTAATTCCGCCGCTCTCGTTGAGCTGATCGAACCAAAGCTTGACCGCATTGCGCACGGGAATTCCATATTGTTGATAATCTCCGGTCGTGTTGCCGATAAAAGCAACTTTAATGGTTTTATCGGAAGCTTCTCCGCTTGCAGTCGGCTTCTTGCTGTCGTTTTCCGTGGCGTTGCCGGAACAGGCCGTCATAATAAACAACAACGTCAAAATCAAGGCACAAAATCGTTTCATACGCTGCTCCTTTGGTTCATACGCCTGCCTCTGTGGGAGATATCCGCAAGAGAAAAAAAGGCGTCGACAGTCTTGCATTTTCCGGGGGAAAGGCCCCGCGTAAGCGCAAGACAAAAAACGCATTACTTTGAAAAACAATAAAAAGTAATTTATAAAAATCTAACGCAAACGGGGGAAAATGTCAAACAAAACGATTGAAATTTGGTCATTTGTAAGGGAAAACGTTATGATGGAAAATGCGACGACATTCCATTAATTATGCAAGGAAAATGAAAACGAAAGGAAATAAAAAAAGCCCTCGGCGCCACCCGCTACGCGCAGTAGACGGAAGTGCTTTTCGCCGAGGACGAGAAGGAAAGCGATCAGGCTTCCCTTAACAAGGGTTCCACATGGGGGACCGCTACTTTTCCGACCACAAAGGCGATGCCGGCTTTGATCAGATCTCCGGGAATAAAGGGGATGAGCCCGGCTTCCAATATTGCCATCAGGTTCATGTCGGCGCCTTTGAGTACGTCGAGGACATAGTACATGTACGGAAGGCCGATGACATAGCAGCTGGCTGCTGTGACGAGCACGGCAACGGCCATGCCGGCGGTTGTTTTGCCGAATGCGGTGCGATGGGCTATGAGCGAGCCCAAAAATGCGGCCAAGATGAATCCGAACAGAAAGCCGGTCGAGGGGGAAACAAAAATCGCCGAGCCTTTCATGAACAGCATCAGCACAAAATGAACCCCCATGGCCAGCGCCGCATCAGCCGGCTGAAGAAGCAAAGCGGCTAAAATGACGAATACGGTTTGCAAGGTGATAGGAATGGGACCGATAGGAATTCGTATGAGCGATCCGATGAAGGTTAAGGCTGCCATGACAGCGATGCGGGTAATACGTCTTGCGTTCATTATGGTTCTCCTTTGATTTTTATGTTTTTCACGTGCCGTTTTTATTTCCGTTGCAATCGGCTTCATCGGTATCCGAAAACGAATTCGATTGACAACCAAATATAAAATATGGTTGACGCGATAAAGACAGTGTAGCATAGGACATAAAAACACCGCAAGGAAAAACAAATCAAAAAGGAATCGCTCGTTCTTCCGGCGCAGAAAATCAAAATTCGAACAAGCTCGGAATCCCCCTTTTCGGTGGACATTATGTGGAATATTCTGTAGAATGACTAGGAAGGCTTGCTACAAGGAAAAACCTTTGCAAAAGGAAGAAGGAGGAAATCATGACGGACAAAGTGATGTCCATGAAGGACGCCGTTGCCAAGTACGTTGAAGACGGCGATGTCCTGTGCTTCGGCGGTTTCACCACAAACCGCAAACCGTATGCCGCTGTTTTCGAGATTCTACGTCAGGGACAAAAAGATCTCGTCGGCTGGTCCAGCCCTGCGGGCGGCGACTGGGATCTTCTCATCGGCTCCGGACGCGTGAAAGCGTATATCAACTGCTATACGGCGAACTCCGGATTTACCAACGTTTCCCGTCGTTTCCGCGAAGCGATTGAAAAGGGCGAACTGTTATTTGAAGATTATTCGCAGGATGTGCTTATGCTGCAGCTGCATGCCGCGGCCCTCGGCTTGCCGTTTCTGCCGACACGCTTCATGGCTGCCAGTGGCCTGACAAAGTATTGGGGCATGTCCAAAGAGGTGCGCAAGACCCTTGAAAAAGTAGATGATTTAAAGCTCGTGGAGATGGACAATCCGTTCCATCCGGGCGAAAAATGTGTTGCTGTTCCGGTACCGAAGCTGGATACGGCGATCATTCATGTGCAGAAAGCCAGCCCCGACGGCACCGCGATCATTTATGGCGATGAATTCCACGACGTGGATATTGCCATGGCGGCGCGCAAAACCATCGTGACGTGCGAAGAATTGGTCAGCAACGAAGAAATCCGCAAAGATCCCGCTCTTCCCAATGTCTTCCAGGGATGCGTCGATGCGGTTGTCCATGCTCCCTACGGTGCATGGCCGGCACAGTGCTACGACTACTACGATGATGATCCGCAGGCGCTTCGCGAATACGACAGAGCCTCGAAATATCTGGACGACGAGGATGCCAAAGCGAAAATGGC
This window contains:
- a CDS encoding ABC transporter ATP-binding protein produces the protein MPEKTLLQVEGLNVYYGAIHAIKDISFHVNEGEIVTLIGANGAGKTTTLQSISGLLPIKSGTITFEGADLVHVPAHKIVGRGIAQSPEGRRVFTKMTVEENLRMGAYLQADETVVQAGYERVYTLFPRLEERREQIAGTLSGGEQQMLAIGRALMSHPKMLMLDEPSMGLAPLIVEQIFAIIRRLHEAGTTILLVEQNAQAALSVADRCYVMETGRIVMEGSGEELLHAPEIKKAYLGG
- a CDS encoding ABC transporter ATP-binding protein; its protein translation is MPNPSHPTTGQNWRNRPETKLVPVPSRNRIPERDVQSAPILECRNLGIDFGGLTAVSDFDIAIGRTEIAGLIGPNGAGKTTIFNLLTRVYDPTRGTILLDGRDALRMNTPQLNQAGIARTFQNIRLFKNLTVLENILIALHQRSTYSMVDTFLRLPKYWQQEKEAREKALDLLSIFNLQDLANQESDSLPYGAQRRLEIVRALATNPKILLLDEPAAGMNPSETAELMDNIVYIRDRFQIAIFLIEHDMNLVMGICEGIAVLNFGRIIAKGTPSEVSNDPSVIEAYLGKEASHA
- a CDS encoding branched-chain amino acid ABC transporter permease produces the protein MVRSYPMPARYAVNTLLIVLCGVLLMALRSAGIITEYWNGILIMVGINIILAASLNIPVGYLGQLPLGHAGFMAIGAYASGIYLKTTPLAKLLRGNLTPEAIFYILIGLLIAMLVSGFLGFLIGIPALRLRGDYLAIITLGFGEIIRVVLTNIDQTFGVTLTYGAAGLKRLPKFTSLLLIFICVVLCLFLIHVLMKSRHGRAILSIRENEIAAESVGIPTTYYKTYAFAFSAALAGLAGALYAGYLGSLYPTSFTFMKSIEVLVIVVLGGMGSMLGSVLSATLYTTLQELLRGFESYRMVAFALLLILMMIFRPKGLLGDYDFSLSRWVEKVLARRKKTGKEEEHA
- a CDS encoding branched-chain amino acid ABC transporter permease — translated: MNLSLFFTQFINGLQTGSIYALVALGYSMVYGIILLLNFAHGDVIMIGAYSLFYALVQFHLHPVLAAMIAVLASTIVGLLIQQIAYRPLLNAPRLSLLITAIGMSFLLQNGAQILFGADAKSLDPLVPGALHLGSTSISYAAIVTLFVSVLSMVGLTLLVSRSKRGQAMRAVSEDMDAARLMGIDVNRTIAFTFLIGSALAGIGAVLYVSSYPQVSPTMGSMLGLKAFVAAVLGGIGSLPGAMVGGLLIGVLEVLASAVGLSIWKDAVVFAILILVLLFKPDGIMGVTRREKV
- a CDS encoding ABC transporter substrate-binding protein, with the translated sequence MKRFCALILTLLFIMTACSGNATENDSKKPTASGEASDKTIKVAFIGNTTGDYQQYGIPVRNAVKLWFDQLNESGGINGKNVELLEYDDKGDGVEAINAYHLAKQEGATAIIGSVLTGPTIQLADETFEDNVPQITASGTALGVTVIDPDADKPEVRTNVFRSCFTDPYQGEKMAKYAKEKLGAKTVAVFYETGSDYSEGIKDSFVKTAEDLGMTIVGTEAFGTGDKDFRAQMTKLSAAKPDVIMLPIYYSEAGLAVTAARNAGFQGKFIGGDGMGSIKDYASPEHLEGLVYCSGYAPGTESVKDFEANYKKAFSSDVPNMFAPLGYDAAMLMTYGLKAAEEKGLAPQTPEYYEAVIAALKGASNLKGITGTYSFDEQNNPIKEAAIIELKNGQEVFKEMY
- a CDS encoding biotin transporter BioY, which codes for MNARRITRIAVMAALTFIGSLIRIPIGPIPITLQTVFVILAALLLQPADAALAMGVHFVLMLFMKGSAIFVSPSTGFLFGFILAAFLGSLIAHRTAFGKTTAGMAVAVLVTAASCYVIGLPYMYYVLDVLKGADMNLMAILEAGLIPFIPGDLIKAGIAFVVGKVAVPHVEPLLREA
- the gctA gene encoding glutaconate CoA-transferase subunit A, coding for MTDKVMSMKDAVAKYVEDGDVLCFGGFTTNRKPYAAVFEILRQGQKDLVGWSSPAGGDWDLLIGSGRVKAYINCYTANSGFTNVSRRFREAIEKGELLFEDYSQDVLMLQLHAAALGLPFLPTRFMAASGLTKYWGMSKEVRKTLEKVDDLKLVEMDNPFHPGEKCVAVPVPKLDTAIIHVQKASPDGTAIIYGDEFHDVDIAMAARKTIVTCEELVSNEEIRKDPALPNVFQGCVDAVVHAPYGAWPAQCYDYYDDDPQALREYDRASKYLDDEDAKAKMAKKNIPYDPKNKPETFKDYCEKWIYSVENHDQLLDKIGGSRLAKLKVVPGLGYSTYVK